The DNA window CCCGACGCCGCTTTCGCGCGCGCGGGTCGTAGTTGTCCTGCGCTTGGCGAATGGACAAGCCGATCTTCCCGTTTTCGGAGATGTTGAGCACCTTCACCGTGACGATGTCGTTGATCTTGAGGACGTCGCGCACGTCCTTCACGTAGTAGTCGGCAATTTCCGAAATGTGGACAAGTCCCGTGACCCCTCCTGGCAGCTCGACAAACGCCCCGAAATGGGTGATGCCGGTTACCTTGCCCTGCAGCTTGCTGCCAACCTCAATGG is part of the Calditerricola satsumensis genome and encodes:
- a CDS encoding S1 RNA-binding domain-containing protein, which produces MAIEVGSKLQGKVTGITHFGAFVELPGGVTGLVHISEIADYYVKDVRDVLKINDIVTVKVLNISENGKIGLSIRQAQDNYDPRARKRRRERDDSFEEKLSRFLRESEDRLASLRRHEGRRGRGARRG